A single region of the Eremothecium gossypii ATCC 10895 chromosome V, complete sequence genome encodes:
- the TUS1 gene encoding Rho family guanine nucleotide exchange factor TUS1 (Syntenic homolog of Saccharomyces cerevisiae YLR425W (TUS1)): MYDAYRDRDHDMDETKPKLPQLPPLVTKAAAGIDHRTRIAWTPFDDHERPTGLGQGKGLGGARSRRPPPPPAEGLGVGVPAGHRLSGDGTRPGRTEEAHTPERGGTPEAEEGIIYPSPFVGDDTVTMVRGPRGSPTGRGSPTARGSPGRLPGSPVGRSSPMRRRSPSGPQVSPVGRGSPGGPRGSPARCAELPDVMFGDEEPALRPLPGLSAAREGIPPSVSTVGSRRDHKPGLHSAAPSSRARLLSDRTFSETLSSYYTCSSYTFNEYARHGSFGSVMGGQPLEHVPSVNAPTQPLSIELLSEEKLYQCYCVHKLSDIYEWLLKVYFEWFNEYILGKIEFIQLVQLLLEFQLPNTYEQEVIDKNVDHIIGSLVKQGAVRFEPNPQQTRGDITIIVAGLNVQGVFTELLSCYSLTHKKEMNTEEGYVCYSKLCASQMFNETRPLMRVSEVLSRPVGLWTEYWKLTDEELSEINPKEVKRQSYIFDLIVLEEKSLNLAHAAVEIYGAQFSPALLPTDENFASLAFDIFYPLIDLHKELLLTPIFGKLQTKGKFIDGVGKIYIKWCNEARATYLHYAESMAVVHEIISWEKQHETRFAAWLKEIDESPEITRSKLYHDVIFFGGFFKSLQNMPVTLRSILKCTDPSMDDYEYLNTAINEIEKLSTEVDTVHGMAVDQRKIVRFSRQILFSSSSATVGYVNINDEDKVIRQEKLNLKLTEKTRKLLREGVVYKKRELWLDPVPVYIVLLDNYFLITEIVTKGNEKKYKLTERPIPLDYLSLERKEDLKANSAEKEVTLMNVNSNNIDGLTAKSPSPNQLADPSNVPRHVYRTNASTMALDVPDDLIYSFKVRNTATNDSFTFHTFTVEERDAWISAIVESFRIHTETNDQRVFKLHVLSDLFKYDERQAPTNLLVAPEGSVIDVALKDYKKTQREKKTPVAADINCSGKFVYESKTFVICGSNHGIYMTIADNPTGWKLVLHVLKVVQVEVSLKLNLLFALSDKRLCYFSLPSLICAYYDPVQYLPNNQVVGVILQDKVTYFTMAEDFGNSRQLFFERKGKIVVLTPELDAITAAFKLFKPYKRYKLPLTSSFTSVEVYGIVVFRTSFIVCTSKGAILYNDTFNDHGITLPQLLNDPDLVQRLNHMQIANNPFKTTMEAAARHDSSKQKMAEYVKFDIAANKTRPVTCFQLSPNDFILVYDEAVIRMNKYGEIANWKADILVLDFYCTAACMTSEFLILTGENLVQIYDFNYTGNIMNNALSRLTPVQIIKGKKIRLLNASKTPDPVIALSHPSYPGRQLLLAFSLTR, encoded by the coding sequence ATGTATGATGCCTACAGAGACCGAGACCACGATATGGACGAGACCAAACCCAagctgccgcagctgccgccgctggtGACGAAGGCTGCGGCTGGCATAGATCATCGTACACGAATTGCTTGGACGCCCTTCGATGACCACGAGCGACCTACAGGACTGGGTCAGGGCAAGGGCCTTGGCGGAGCGCGGAgccggcggccgccgccaccgcccGCGGAAGGCCTCGGCGTTGGGGTGCCGGCCGGGCACCGTTTGTCTGGGGACGGGACGCGGCCAGGCCGGACAGAGGAGGCGCACACGCCGGAGCGCGGCGGTACGCCGGAGGCGGAGGAGGGCATCATCTACCCCTCGCCATTTGTCGGGGACGATACGGTAACCATGGTCCGGGGACCACGGGGCTCGCCGACTGGACGCGGGTCGCCCACCGCGCGCGGGTCGCCGGGCAGGCTGCCAGGTTCGCCCGTGGGGCGCAGCTCACCGATGAGGCGACGATCGCCGAGCGGCCCGCAGGTGTCGCCGGTCGGGCGCGGGTCGCCGGGCGGGCCTCGGGGCTCGCCGGCGCGGTGCGCGGAGCTGCCGGACGTGATGTTCGGTGACGAGGAGCCTGcgctgcggccgctgccggGGCTTTCCGCAGCGCGGGAGGGCATTCCGCCGTCTGTGTCGACGGTGGGGTCTCGGCGGGACCATAAGCCAGGGCTACACTCTGCGGCTCCCTCGAGCCGGGCGCGACTGCTGAGCGACCGCACTTTCTCCGAAACGCTTAGCAGCTACTATACGTGTTCAAGCTACACGTTCAATGAGTACGCGCGCCACGGAAGCTTTGGGTCCGTTATGGGGGGCCAGCCGCTGGAGCATGTGCCCAGCGTGAACGCCCCCACACAGCCGCTCAGCATTGAGCTGCTGAGTGAGGAAAAGCTGTACCAATGCTACTGTGTGCACAAGCTGTCGGACATCTACGAGTGGCTGCTAAAAGTGTACTTCGAATGGTTCAACGAGTACATCCTGGGTAAGATTGAGTTTATACAGCTGGTACAGCTGTTGCTAGAGTTCCAGCTGCCCAACACATATGAACAAGAAGTCATTGATAAAAATGTGGACCATATAATCGGCTCGCTCGTGAAGCAGGGCGCAGTACGATTTGAGCCCAACCCACAACAAACACGCGGCGATATCACAATTATTGTTGCTGGACTTAATGTGCAGGGAGTTTTCACAGAATTGCTATCCTGTTACTCGCTCACGCACAAGAAGGAGATGAACACCGAAGAGGGCTATGTATGCTACTCCAAACTCTGCGCGTCGCAGATGTTCAACGAAACGAGACCGTTGATGCGGGTCTCGGAGGTGCTCAGCCGCCCGGTGGGACTTTGGACCGAGTACTGGAAACTGACGGACGAGGAGCTTTCAGAGATTAATCCTAAAGAAGTAAAGCGCCAGAGCTACATATTTGACCTTATTGTGCTCGAAGAGAAAAGTCTGAACCTGGCCCATGCTGCCGTAGAAATCTACGGCGCACAATTCTCGCCGGCGTTGCTGCCCACCGACGAAAACTTCGCCTCTCTTGCCTTTGACATCTTTTATCCGCTGATTGACTTGCACAAGGAACTGCTTTTGACACCTATTTTTGGGAAGCTGCAGACGAAAGGGAAGTTCATCGATGGCGTGGGGAAAATATATATCAAATGGTGTAATGAGGCGCGCGCAACATACCTTCATTATGCTGAATCTATGGCTGTGGTGCATGAGATTATTAGCTGGGAAAAGCAACATGAGACACGGTTTGCTGCTTGGTTAAAGGAGATCGACGAATCACCGGAGATTACTCGCTCGAAGCTCTACCATGATGTCATATTCTTTGGTGGCTTTTTCAAATCTCTGCAGAATATGCCGGTGACACTTCGTTCGATATTGAAGTGTACAGATCCATCCATGGATGACTACGAATATCTAAATACTGCTATTAATGAAATTGAGAAATTGAGTACAGAAGTGGATACGGTCCACGGTATGGCTGTTGATCAACGTAAAATCGTTCGGTTTTCGCGGCAGATTCTtttcagcagcagcagcgctaCTGTTGGCTATGTGAATATTAATGATGAAGATAAAGTTATACGCCAGGAGAAACTGAACCTGAAATTGACCGAAAAGACAAGGAAGCTGCTGCGAGAAGGTGTTGTTTACAAGAAACGAGAACTATGGCTTGATCCAGTACCGGTGTATATAGTATTGCTGGACAATTACTTTCTGATAACGGAGATTGTCACCAAGGGAAATGAAAAGAAGTATAAGCTTACAGAAAGGCCTATACCACTGGACTATTTGAGCCTGGAGCGGAAGGAGGATCTGAAAGCGAATTCTGCAGAGAAGGAGGTCACGCTCATGAATGTCAACTCAAACAACATCGATGGTCTAACGGCGAAGTCACCTTCCCCAAACCAGCTGGCAGACCCTAGCAACGTGCCTCGGCATGTCTACAGGACTAATGCCAGCACAATGGCTCTGGATGTGCCGGACGACCTAATATATTCATTCAAAGTGCGTAATACGGCTACCAATGACTCCTTTACCTTCCATACTTTCACTGTGGAGGAAAGGGACGCCTGGATATCAGCGATCGTTGAGAGCTTCAGGATTCACACAGAGACGAATGATCAGCGGGTCTTCAAGCTGCACGTTTTGTCGGACCTGTTCAAGTACGATGAACGCCAGGCGCCCACAAACCTACTGGTTGCGCCAGAGGGTTCTGTTATCGATGTTGCTCTCAAGGACTATAAGAAGACGCAGCGTGAGAAGAAGACGCCAGTGGCAGCTGATATCAACTGCTCCGGGAAGTTTGTGTACGAATCCAAGACATTCGTCATATGCGGCTCGAACCACGGCATATATATGACCATTGCCGACAACCCGACGGGCTGGAAGCTCGTGCTGCACGTTCTGAAGGTGGTACAGGTGGAAGTCAGCCTGAAGCTCAATCTATTGTTCGCACTGTCGGACAAACGGCTCTGCTATTTTTCGTTACCATCCCTCATCTGCGCATATTACGATCCTGTGCAGTATCTCCCAAATAACCAGGTCGTGGGCGTCATACTCCAAGACAAGGTCACCTATTTCACAATGGCGGAGGACTTTGGTAATTCTCGGCAGCTCTTCTTTGAACGCAAGGGAAAGATCGTCGTGCTCACGCCCGAGCTGGATGCCATAACCGCAGCCTTCAAGCTGTTCAAACCTTACAAACGATATAAGCTCCCTCTCACGAGCTCCTTCACCAGCGTCGAGGTGTACGGCATCGTTGTGTTCCGCACGAGCTTCATTGTCTGCACGTCTAAGGGTGCAATCCTCTACAACGATACCTTCAACGACCACGGCATCACCCTCCCGCAGCTCCTCAACGACCCCGACCTCGTGCAGCGTCTGAACCACATGCAGATTGCCAACAACCCGTTCAAGACAACCATGGAGGCTGCCGCGCGCCATGACTCCTCCAAACAGAAGATGGCAGAGTACGTCAAATTCGATATCGCCGCGAACAAAACCCGCCCGGTGACCTGCTTCCAGCTCTCCCCCAACGATTTCATTCTAGTCTACGACGAGGCCGTCATCCGAATGAACAAGTACGGCGAGATCGCGAACTGGAAGGCCGACATCCTCGTTCTCGACTTCTACTGCACCGCCGCCTGCATGACCAGCGAGTTCCTCATTCTCACAGGCGAGAACCTCGTGCAGATCTACGACTTCAACTACACAGGCAACATAATGAATAATGCCCTCAGCAGGCTCACGCCCGTCCAGATCATCAAGGGCAAGAAAATCCGCCTGCTCAACGCGAGTAAGACGCCCGATCCTGTGATCGCCCTCAGCCATCCGAGCTACCCCGggcgccagctgctcctggCCTTTTCCCTCACAAGATGA
- the YKT6 gene encoding palmitoyltransferase YKT6 (Syntenic homolog of Saccharomyces cerevisiae YKL196C (YKT6)) yields the protein MKIYSIAILRNSGNKALELCSAKDLSQFGFFERNGVSQFMTFFGETVAGRTGAGQRQSIEEGNYVGHVYSRSEGLCGVLITDKEYPVRPAYTLLNKVLDEYLVAHPPAEWRDIAQTSDQLKLRELEMYLAKYQDPSQADSIMRVQQELDETKIVLHKTIESVLQRGEKLDNLVDKSESLSASSRMFYKQAKKTNSCCLIM from the coding sequence ATGAAGATATACAGCATTGCCATCCTGCGCAACTCGGGCAATAAGGCGTTGGAGCTTTGCAGCGCCAAGGACCTGTCGCAATTCGGGTTCTTCGAGCGTAACGGCGTGTCGCAGTTCATGACGTTCTTCGGCGAGACCGTTGCCGGTCGCACGGGCGCCGGGCAGCGGCAGAGCATTGAGGAGGGCAACTACGTGGGGCACGTGTACAGCCGTTCGGAGGGCCTGTGCGGTGTGCTGATCACAGATAAGGAGTACCCTGTGCGGCCTGCCTACACGCTGCTCAACAAGGTGCTGGACGAGTACCTGGTCGCACACCCGCCGGCCGAATGGCGCGACATCGCGCAGACCAGCGATCAGCTGaagctgcgcgagctggagATGTACCTCGCCAAGTACCAGGACCCATCCCAGGCCGACTCCATCATGCGCGtccagcaggagctggacgaAACGAAGATTGTGCTGCACAAGACGATTGAGTCTGTGCTGCAGAGAGGCGAGAAGCTCGACAACCTGGTCGACAAGTCCGAGTCGCTGTCGGCGTCGTCGCGCATGTTCTACAAGCAGGCCAAGAAGACGAACTCGTGCTGCCTGATCATGTGA
- the SPC2 gene encoding signal peptidase complex subunit SPC2 (Syntenic homolog of Saccharomyces cerevisiae YML055W (SPC2)), which produces MSNAINVYSAPEVHTAIEESLPAVFSRLGYKQDFRLLDTRLLLGYLTAITAAVSFVLDRKFKWDDVLIYQKALVGLYVVFSSAFWLFSRYGERHAVYQGQQGQERITVRMQPEPGSEHSLVTLEDGAGGRLEARLAAPGVFSADGHLQFGKLHRWFEEQLGLLVQKKRQ; this is translated from the coding sequence ATGAGCAACGCCATCAACGTGTACTCAGCGCCAGAGGTGCACACTGCGATCGAGGAGTCGCTGCCTGCGGTGTTCTCGCGGTTGGGCTACAAGCAGGATTTCCGTCTTCTGGACACCCGACTACTGCTGGGGTACCTGACAGCTATTACGGCGGCCGTCAGCTTTGTGCTGGACCGCAAGTTCAAGTGGGATGACGTTCTGATCTACCAGAAGGCGCTTGTGGGGCTTTATGTGGTGTTCAGCTCCGCGTTCTGGCTCTTCTCGCGGTACGGCGAGCGGCACGCCGTGTATCAGGGCCAGCAGGGCCAGGAGCGCATCACCGTGCGCATGCAACCGGAGCCCGGCAGCGAGCATAGCCTGGTGACGCTGGAGGACGGGGCTGGTGGCCGCCTGGAGGCGCGCCTGGCGGCGCCGGGCGTGTTCAGCGCGGACGGGCACCTTCAGTTCGGCAAGCTGCACCGGTGGTTCGAGGAGCAGCTAGGCCTTCTCGTGCAGAAAAAGCGCCAATGA
- the TDA5 gene encoding Tda5p (Syntenic homolog of Saccharomyces cerevisiae YLR426W (TDA5); 1-intron) — MNTDLFAQLVLVPILRFPIAFCVLLSRVLDTPCPRLAAALTVYTVVVNACLSANRRAKLAGPWTPLEQMPDATCVLTGGAQGLGACILRNLLAQFPRLTVVVVDVADPAVVHRRVRFLRADLSKPADVERVLEQVTREYSRVDVLINCAGMRSRYQGLQAVAPEELHKTFQVNVFAPQRFIQKLAPRDDRQFYLVTVGSTLGILAPARLSAYAATKAATIAYHDSWTFELLSSGRQRVRTLLVVLGQMDTRMFQGFRPPRQFLAPVLESEELARRIVHCCSIGMRGQLCAPLYVNFMYLVAALPYTLLRLARQFSQMDVCLPEETDT; from the exons ATGAATACCGACCTCTTTGCGCAGCTGGTACTTGTGCCGATCCTCCGGTTCCCCATAGCGTTTTGTGTGCTTCTATCACG CGTGCTCGATACGCCGTGCCCGCGGCTGGCAGCCGCACTGACGGTGTACACAGTAGTTGTGAATGCGTGCCTAAGCGCCAACCGGCGCGCCAAGCTGGCAGGCCCGTGGACGCCACTGGAGCAGATGCCGGACGCGACGTGCGTGCTGAcgggcggcgcgcaggGCTTGGGCGCGTGTATCCTGCGGAACCTGTTGGCGCAGTTCCCGCGGCTGACGGTGGTGGTCGTCGATGTGGCGGACCCGGCGGTGGTACACCGCCGGGTGCGCTTCTTGCGGGCGGACCTCTCGAAGCCCGCGGACGTGGAGCGGGTGCTGGAGCAGGTGACGCGTGAGTACAGCCGCGTGGACGTGCTGATAAATTGTGCAGGCATGCGCTCGCGGTACCAGGGCTTGCAGGCGGTGGCGCCGGAAGAGctgcacaagactttccAGGTGAACGTGTtcgcgccgcagcgctTCATCCAGAAGCTGGCGCCGCGCGACGACCGCCAGTTCTACCTCGTGACCGTGGGCAGCACGCTTGGCATCCTCGCGCCGGCGCGCCTCAGCGCGTACGCCGCGACCAAGGCTGCTACAATCGCGTACCACGACTCCTGGACCTTCGAACTGCTCAGCAGCGGCCGCCAGCGCGTGCGCACGCTGCTGGTGGTGCTGGGGCAGATGGATACACGCATGTTCCAGGGCTTCCGGCCGCCACGCCAGTTCCTGGCGCCGGTACTCGAGAGCGAGGAACTCGCGCGCAGGATCGTGCACTGTTGCAGCATCGGCATGCGCGGCCAGCTGTGTGCGCCGCTATATGTGAACTTCATGTACTTGGTGGCTGCCTTACCGTATACGCTGCTCCGGCTCGCGCGCCAGTTCTCGCAGATGGATGTATGCTTGCCGGAGGAGACAGATACCTAA
- the MIA40 gene encoding Mia40p (Syntenic homolog of Saccharomyces cerevisiae YKL195W (MIA40)) has product MFRQVSVRALRRAAGRSVCASRAQMVRHSSTLGGGKGSYNLDMPALALAAGVTLLAGYMVYPRAPKAKQAAVQSVAPVNENVEQASASLQASAPVQATSESAEAGEEEAYGEESGAVNEEAAGEPEEAAAEVGETQAEQAPAVETEQAAEAEQAAEAAAEDKASAGEAAQGQQGAYNPDTGEINWDCPCLGGMAHGPCGEEFKAAFACFVYSEAEPKGIDCVEKFQVMQDCFRQHPEHYAEQLESEEQAVRETEAAAESAKSDEGH; this is encoded by the coding sequence ATGTTTAGACAGGTATCTGTACGGGCATTGAGGAGAGCGGCAGGGCGCTCTGTGTGTGCTTCGCGCGCCCAGATGGTGCGTCACAGCTCGACGTTGGGCGGCGGGAAGGGCAGCTACAACCTGGACATGCCGGCGTTGGCGCTCGCAGCGGGTGTCACATTACTCGCGGGCTACATGGTGTACCCGCGTGCGCCGAAGGCCAAGCAGGCGGCGGTGCAGTCGGTCGCGCCGGTAAACGAGAATGTGGAGCAAGCGTCGGCGTCCCTGCAGGCGTCGGCGCCCGTGCAGGCGACGTCGGAGAGCGCGGAGGCCGGGGAGGAGGAAGCGTACGGCGAGGAGAGCGGCGCGGTGAACGAGGAGGCGGCGGGTGAGCcggaggaggcggcggccgaGGTGGGCGAGACGCAGGCGGAGCAGGCGCCGGCGGTCGAGACGGAGCAGGCGGCCGAGGCGGAGCAGGCGGCCGAGGCCGCCGCGGAGGACAAAGCTAGCGCGGGTGAGGCTGCGCAGGGGCAGCAGGGAGCATACAATCCCGACACGGGCGAGATCAACTGGGACTGCCCATGCCTGGGCGGCATGGCGCACGGGCCGTGCGGCGAGGAGTTCAAGGCTGCGTTCGCGTGCTTCGTGTACTCAGAGGCCGAGCCTAAGGGGATTGACTGCGTGGAGAAGTTCCAGGTGATGCAGGACTGCTTCCGGCAGCACCCCGAGCACTACgcggagcagctggagaGCGAGGAGCAGGCCGTGCGCGAGACGGAGGCCGCGGCCGAGAGCGCGAAAAGCGACGAGGGCCACTGA
- the SPP382 gene encoding mRNA splicing protein SPP382 (Syntenic homolog of Saccharomyces cerevisiae YLR424W (SPP382)): MEGISHLAQQDGNPTGSVMQPKRRRVEDGASSDGEVRGEIKRKYGIGAQLMAKMGYKEGSGLGKEGTGRTTPILVEQRPQGMGLGANVSISSDSEQSEVELVTREAVKFESKGVETDTSRIADKIAKLEIAGVQVPAEVMSLRSGTKTLGYQRAAAMERVLSELLQVGEQLATLQLREDQLQQGLDAAIQSSDSVEQVLNALQQPTALPERVAAILALEDPETVDILCASSIREYFTECKDWDPLDPLDPSYLILLELVDVLSYVMDSSTSTLNQTQTVIYNIVWERLHGFWTNIDMQKGHVLAGILLDYKSILDFVHCSDYIYGNYVSAQLAHILERWDVSELLVDHSAITDLVLILPPHISDEIRQLVQAKFTEYCSAWYHRDSPIPVPNLVFIRQLLGEGTVEDISRRCLLPNFIDQLWEKYFDPTFELEDPACNDGSLYFVARLRECEDLLPSKEYRMILRAVFDRLNRLLYQWHLYCPQRAAEARSWFNWYINSGFHAPTNTQVQEIKRTLRFLAEPGTPIHDEQLDLVAALGLAPENKETLQNLPLARVSVTFKDVVTDYCEAHGLLLEKTGDVATLRVYQHARTVPVFTVTHVHRRRRVALCEDVLWVQEGIGFKPTYLYELETLLKSA, encoded by the coding sequence ATGGAGGGCATCTCACATCTTGCACAGCAAGACGGCAATCCAACAGGTTCTGTAATGCAGCCTAAGAGGCGAAGGGTTGAAGATGGAGCGTCTAGTGATGGAGAAGTACGAGGAGAGATAAAGCGCAAGTATGGTATTGGCGCGCAGTTGATGGCCAAGATGGGATATAAGGAGGGCAGCGGTCTAGGGAAAGAAGGTACGGGACGCACGACGCCGATATTGGTAGAGCAGCGGCCGCAGGGCATGGGGCTTGGAGCCAACGTCTCCATTTCCTCTGACTCAGAGCAGAGTGAGGTGGAGCTTGTGACTCGCGAGGCAGTGAAGTTTGAATCGAAAGGTGTGGAGACTGACACAAGCAGAATAGCAGACAAGATAGCAAAGCTGGAGATCGCAGGAGTGCAAGTCCCCGCAGAAGTGATGAGTTTGCGTTCTGGGACAAAGACGCTGGGTTACCAACGGGCTGCAGCGATGGAAAGGGTGCTCTCGGAACTGCTGCAGGTGGGTGAGCAACTTGCGACCCTACAACTACGCGAAGATCAGCTGCAGCAAGGGCTAGATGCGGCCATTCAGAGTAGTGACTCTGTTGAACAAGTTCTCAACGCGCTGCAACAGCCGACTGCGCTGCCGGAGCGGGTAGCGGCCATATTGGCCTTGGAGGACCCAGAAACGGTCGACATACTATGCGCGAGCAGCATACGGGAGTACTTCACTGAGTGCAAGGACTGGGATCCTCTGGATCCCCTAGATCCTTCCTACCTTATCCTTTTGGAACTGGTGGACGTTCTCTCCTACGTGATGGACAGTAGCACTTCGACTCTGAACCAAACGCAAACGGTCATATACAACATCGTTTGGGAGAGGCTGCACGGGTTCTGGACAAATATAGACATGCAGAAAGGCCATGTCTTGGCGGGGATCCTATTAGACTACAAGAGTATCCTGGACTTTGTCCACTGCAGCGACTACATCTATGGAAATTACGTCTCTGCGCAACTCGCACACATTCTGGAGCGCTGGGACGTTTCTGAGCTCCTCGTGGACCATTCCGCCATCACAGACCTGGTGCTGATACTGCCACCACATATATCAGACGAAATCCGGCAGCTAGTCCAGGCTAAGTTCACCGAATATTGTTCCGCATGGTATCACAGGGACAGCCCCATACCGGTGCCGAACCTTGTCTTTATTCGTCAACTTCTAGGAGAAGGCACAGTCGAAGATATCAGCAGAAGATGCTTGCTTCCAAACTTCATCGATCAGCTGTGGGAGAAGTATTTCGATCCGACGTTTGAACTGGAAGACCCCGCCTGCAATGATGGCAGCCTCTACTTTGTGGCCAGGCTGCGTGAATGCGAGGACCTGCTGCCCAGCAAGGAATACCGGATGATCTTGCGTGCTGTGTTTGACAGACTGAATCGACTGCTCTACCAGTGGCATCTCTACTGCCCTCAGCGGGCGGCTGAAGCGCGGAGCTGGTTCAACTGGTACATAAACAGCGGGTTCCACGCCCCGACAAACACACAGGTGCAGGAGATCAAACGCACGTTGCGGTTCCTAGCTGAGCCCGGCACGCCGATCCATGacgagcagctggaccTCGTCGCCGCTCTGGGCCTGGCGCCAGAGAACAAGGAAACGCTGCAGAACCTCCCGCTCGCGCGCGTCAGCGTCACGTTCAAGGACGTGGTGACGGACTACTGCGAGGCGCACGGCCTGCTGCTCGAAAAGACGGGCGACGTCGCCACCCTCCGCGTCTACCAGCATGCACGTACTGTCCCGGTCTTCACCGTCACACACGTAcaccgccgccggcgtGTAGCTCTGTGCGAGGACGTGCTTTGGGTTCAGGAAGGGATAGGCTTCAAACCTACGTACTTATACGAACTAGAAACTCTTCTAAAGAGCGCTTAG